In the genome of Hirundo rustica isolate bHirRus1 chromosome 16, bHirRus1.pri.v3, whole genome shotgun sequence, the window agtgggactGTGTGCCAGgatggagagaggagggaggaggtggggaAAGGACTCACACATCACAAACACCCTTGGGAAAAAGCCTCTTTTATTTGTTATAGAGGAGCggtgggagagcagagaggggaagCGAGTGGCACCGAGCactgtgcagcagctgccagagtgatcctgcagctgaggtgggatgggaatgcTGAGATGACCCTCAGTCTGTCCTGGAAGCCGGAGCTCACactgaggaaagggagagaaaggaagaggtcGGGTCTGGTGTTCACCCCATCCCACGTGTTTGTCCACAAGTCACCCCCCAGGCCGGCCGGACACccccagctggacacagctccctgcccagagcCGCCTCATCCCATCCCGGGAGCAGGCGGGGCTGTTCCTGAGCTCCTACCGTAGGAGACGGGGATGGCAGGAGGCTTGGAGAGGCACTTTCTCCCGCAGAAGGACCGGCAGCACTTCTTGCCGCGGGGGCAGTGCCGGTCGAGGAGGCACTGGTTCCGCGGGTTGTGCAGAGCGCAGGTGAAGCGGACGGGGGGACAGGACCAGGCGctgcctgcaggaggagggacaggTTTGCTCCGGGGCGGCTGAGGGACACTGGGGAGATGCTGCCCGGAAAAcacccctctcctctccccttccttcccctcccttccccaggatTCATGTAAACATGGCTCTTCCCCAGCACCTGAGCTTTTGCCCCCCGTACCTTATCCCGGGGCATCTCCTACCTgttggcagctctgcccagaggaTGAGCATCCCCACCAGGAGGAGGGCGGCCACCGCCTTCATGCTGCCGTGTCCCCGAGGGGTGCGAGCGTGGGAGGTGGGGGACACCAACATTTAAACCCTTGGGGAGGATgggggtggggagcagggcCGGGCACACGCCAATGTTTGTACCCTTTTCCTCTGCCTGTTGCATTGTGTTTTCCAGAAAAGCCTTTTGCGCAAGGTTCAAGTGTGATTGTTGGATTGCTCAAAGAGCAGCTATCCCATTGCACAACTGGCCCCTGCAGCCACACCTGGGACTGAGGGACAAGCCGAGGGGACATGAGCCAGGGCATTGTCCACCCTGACAGCCTGGAGGCAGTGGAGCTGCTTTCTCCTGGGCAGGTGTCTTCTCCGGGTATCCTTTTTCAGGTCACACTCGTGGTGACCATGTTCCCTTCTGAAGGTCTGTTAAATGGTCATGCAAACCAAACCTTACAGCATGATCCAAATCAGCGTGAGACTGCCTGTGCCCTCCCAGGGATGATCCTTCAGGTTTTTTCCCAGAGGTAATTTGCCCCAGCTCCAAATCCTCCTTACTCCTGCCCCATTGGGAGTATAAACTGGTGTAGGGAAAACAGCTTGGCTTAGTCAAGGGTGAGTCTTTCTCAAGCTCTGTGGGGGTCACCTGAACCCCAGTATCTTCTCTGGGTGACTTCTGCCATATGGGAAGCAGGTTGGTGCTGGAAGAAAGTGGCTGACCTCTCTGGGGTAGGATAATCCACTCCTTATAGACCTGTCACCAGCCGTGATGCAGCACAAGGACAACTTGACTAAGTCCGAACTCTTGATGGCTGTAGGGATTAGGGGCTGTATTCCTTGTTTGGATGGCAAAGGTCCCACTACCCATTTCCCCCTCCCAAGGAAATtggagccctgccctggcctccaggtaaatctgttttctttttctgttttctttcccttgggCAATGGGAAGTTACTCCATTTCCCACCAATTGGTCAATGTCCCACTCAGCTTGTGTAAGAGGTTCCTGAAACATTTCTGTGGGACttctggggctggcaggagtCCAAGCTGTCCTGGAAACAGGCTCTGGGAATGCTTGGGGAGGGGAAGGCTCCCACAGCCAACCTCCCCTAGTCCTGCAAAGGGCATTGCCTGATCTCACAACCAGGCAGGGACAAAGAGCAGCAAAAGCCCAGTATCACCTCTACATGCTCTGTGCAGCCCCTGAACCCCCCAGAGCTGCACTgatccagcccctggagctgccacTTTCCATCCAGGGCATGGTGGGCATCTCGCTGTGCCCTTTCCTGCTCAGACTTCCATTCTCAAGTTTAAATGAACCCTGTTAAGTGGACTTCAACTCACCTGGCATCTGTTAATCATTGTCCAATTTCCCTGTTGATTCTGTGGCCGCATTTAGCTCTTTGTGAAGTCATATATTAAATAATGTGCAGAAAATATAGCCAACCTAAAAAGATTTTTTGGGCCGTGCACCAACAATGTAGCACTTTTAATGAGAAATACAAGCACTGGATTAATTTTTAAGCAATCCATTGccattcagctgctgctggggctgaagAGGACAAtgctgtgctcccagctggTGCCAGAACCTGGCTGAGGTGGTGCTTGGACCTGTGCCTCCTAGGGAAGAGAAAAGATCAAGGACCAAGGCTTGGATTAAGCTGAAGAGAAGATTGGGGGAGTGAGGGGGAAAGAAATCCACCTAAAGAAGAATGCTTTATTCATAGCAGGGGGAAAAGTGTGAATTCTTTTTGTTGCAAACTCCCATGAAATAACCAGGacccagcatttctgtgcatAGGATTGCCTGCAGTCCTCATGTTGCATTCTGTTACCTGTGCAGCACCCATTGCCCCAGCACCTCTCAGAGCAGTCCCCATCCCACAGGGCCCACGGTCCTCTCCATGAAAACCACTTTTTGTCCCTCCTTCCAGAGCTGCAAGGCCCCAGTTGTGCAATGTTTGAGGGTATTGTGGCAGATGCTGCATTTTCCCAGCCAGAGCAAAGCTCTGCAGTTTGTATtccaagggaagggaagggaagggaagggaagggaagggaagggaagggaagggaagggaagggaagggaagggaagggaagggaagggaagggaagggaaggtgacCAGTAGCCCAGGTCCCCCAGCCTTACCCGGATACACAAAGCACCCCAGGAACAGCTCGTGCCCTGTGAAGCAGCCCTAGTCCCTCAGCAGGGGATACAAAGCTTTCAGCTGGATGATGagctccatccatccacccatccatccacacatccacccacccatccacccatccatccatccatccatccatccctccgtccatccaccatccatccctgtccatccatccacccatccatccatccatccatccatccatccatccatccatccatccatccctccgtccatccaccatccatccctgtccatccatccctctgtccatccatccatccatccatccctctgtccatccatccatccatccctgtccatccatccacccacccacccacccatccattatccatccatccatccatccatccatccatccatccatccatccatccatccatccatccatccatccctgtccacccacccacccatccatccctccccGGCTCACGGCTCCGCTCAGCCCCGGGCCGGCTCCAGCCGCTCGGGGTGCCcgggagagggaagggggtgCCCGCGGCCCGGCCTCGCTGTCCCAGCGCTGGTGTCTGGTGCCACCTAGTGAAGTGCCATTGATGAGGCTCTGCAGCACCACGCAGGCTCGGCCCTGCTCCCCGATGGAATCCCACGGGAAAGGGCCCTGTGGGATCTGCCTCTACAAATACCGAGTGTGAACAGACCTTTAAGTGGGACCTGCTCCGTGCACAGGTACCCCCAACCCAGCACTCCCAAATATCTCCAGCCCGGAGAAACCAGAGCAAGAGGAAACCACAACTCTGCACATGCTGCCTGTGCCCAAAGCAAATGGAAACAGAGCTGAGgtgtgaaaaataaacattgttTATTTACAGAAGAGCAGAAACAACAGTGAACTACACCATGTATTTAAATTGTAAGAATCCCTGTAGCAGCAactataaaatgtatttatataagaACCTATATAGCAACTACGTATGAAACATTTCTACAAAAGACAAAAACGCTCTCTAAAGTGTATATACAGAAGACTACTGAAGAACAATCTACATCTATCCAGAAGGGTGGCATCCCTGTCCGGCATCTCCATCAGTCCTGGAAGAAAAGCAAGCGACACGGTCACTCCAGTCAGGCACAGAGGGCtgttccctgtgcccccaggcTGGGACACGTGGGCAGAGAGGgactctgctgccagcactgagcCTGCCTCGGGCTGAGGGCTGGGCCCCAGGCAATGACACACAAAGCATGGCCCAAAGCAagcacagggcagctggggGTGGTCTTTGTGCCACCAGAACCCAGGGCACCCCCTGG includes:
- the LOC120759922 gene encoding waprin-Enh1-like; the encoded protein is MLVSPTSHARTPRGHGSMKAVAALLLVGMLILWAELPTGSAWSCPPVRFTCALHNPRNQCLLDRHCPRGKKCCRSFCGRKCLSKPPAIPVSYV